The genomic DNA tgaaaactgtttgctctgttttctgcactcatctattggtctgtgtagtagactggtggaaaaataaacaagatgttgaagtttatgcttatgttcattgattcattcatcattcaaacttaaattaatatttctcacgttaaatattgaaatgcgattaaaatgcgattaatttcgattaattaattacaacgcttgtaattaattcgattaatttttttgatcgcgtcccacccctaatatatatataataattattatattataatattatatatatattataatataataattatataattataatataaatatatttataataaatataatttttatttatatatttatttataataaattattttcattatcattaaaagtaattgttttctaaattacatcatgttttccatgagacagtactctgcatttactcattacttgagtagcttattatcaaagtacttttttccttttactcaagtaaatatttggatgcatacttttacttgagtaaaatttggttcaagtaacagtacttttacttgagtaaaattgttaaatactctacccacctatGATGAACCTTGACAGATTCACACGACCATTGTGATATTTGCCGAGTTTGAGCCAAATCTGTTcccaaacagctctacagtaaatattttcattttccacacTGAGCAGTAAGGGAGTAACAGAGACTGAAATATCACACATGctctcattctcacacacacatactgcccCCTCAtccactcaccccacacccccattcttctaacacttaacagtCCATGGTATgtctcccttcatctctctctctatttctctctatatataggttttacataaacactgccctagccatacCCATCCATTCTTCAGTGAATAACAGACAGACAAACTGCCATTTAGCTTCAGTTTTTGAGCAGATTCCTCATTCATGGATTCCCTTCATATACCTTCATATGCCATCATGCCAGGCATGCTAGTGGGTGCCCATGCATTCGTGCTTGGACcccataaatatttttatttatagttAAATTATTTAGTTATGTTAAAGTCTAGAAATGTGAGATAGCTTTTTTTTAGAAATGTGAGAGCTTTTTACCACCTGATTGCAAATACACTTAAAAATCAGCATTAATATCTGAATAACAGAGAcaagtacaaacaaaaacataccAATTAGCACAACAGAAAACCCTGAAAAATACCAAACATACATACTCTAACCCTGCGCCCTTCTCGAATATACACTTCATATTGTCCCTTACATACAACAACCTACCTCTAAGCTCACACTTCAAAATCCTCTTACATACAAATGCCCCACTCTCAGCTCACATATTGCCCCTATACTGCCCCTatataggggcagtcatggcctggtggtagggaactggtcttgtgaccagagggttgtgggttcgattcccagacctgaggccatgaccgaGGTGCCCTCGAGCaagagcaaggcacctaaccccaactgctgcccgggcgccaggctagggctgcccaccgctctgggcatgtgtgatccacagccccctagtaatcagtagtgtgtgtgtgtgtgtgtgtgtgtgtgtgtgttctaactgcacagatgggttaaaagcggaggacaaattttgattgcagtgtaaaaatcacaattgacaaaatactgcacatttttttacattttaatgtcATACCTCTaagctcacacactaactctaccCACCTGTCAACTTGCAAAactacacactcactacacacccaACTCCCACCTCTTTGCTCAAAGTCCTCCACATCATCAGCTGAGCCAAAGTCAGAGTGGTAAATGGAATCCTGGGAGCTCCTCTGTGAACCACCACTGTCTGTGGAAGGGATCCCTATGCAGATGGCAGAGAAATCTTTACATGTCAACTTAACCCACTTTTTTCTCAAATTCATCCAGAACATCAAACATCTAAGACCTAATCAGCATTATTCACATTAATAATGGGAATAACAACCATCAAATGTAAATTATGTAAACAGCTTTAGCACAGTATAATACAGCATAGTACTAGCATAGTATAGTAATGCTGTTTTTACTCTACCCTGCTGGCATGGGCCAGGCAGTTGCAGCCGGCTGTGGCGGATCTGTTGTCGGCGCAAACGGATCTTTTGCTTGAGCTGCTGGATCTCACTGTCACTGTCTTCATCCTCTTCAGCTTCCTCAGCCCTTCGGCACATGTTACACTTCATAAGCTCAATGGCAGCAATGAGCGACTCGGAGATACTGAAGTGGGCATTCTCCTATCGTGAGAACAAAACACAGCTCAGACACAACAGTGAATGAACTTAAGAAAACTGAGGTAGAAGAACCTTCTTACCTTCTCTAGGTCTGCACAACTGCCAAAATCTTGCTCCGAGAGATAGCTGATAAGACTCTGACCTTCCAAGGGCTTCCGGAACATTCCATCTGGGACACTACTGCATTGAAAACCATCTGCACAAACATGTAAATACAGCAGGtaaaataagtattgaacaCGTCACCATTTTTCTCAGTAAATATATTACTAGAGGTgctaatgaaatgaaattttcACCAGATGTCGGTAACAACCCAAGTGATCCATACATACAAAGAAATCAAACCATAAATGTCCAGAAATTACGTTATTTGTAATAATGTGAAATGACACAGGGAAAAAGTATTGAACACGCTTACTGAAATGTATCTAATACTTTGTACAAAAGCctttgttggcaatgacagctTCAAGACGCCTCCTGTATGGAGAAACTAGTCGCATGCATTGCTCAGGTGTGATTTTGGCCCATTCTTCCACACAAACAGTCTTCAAATCTTGAAGGTTTCGTGGGCCTCTTCTATGAACTCTGATCTTTAGTTCTTTCCATAGATTTTCTATTGGGTTCAAGTCAGGCGATTGGCTGGGCCATTCCAGCagctttattttctttctctgaAACCAATTGAGAGTTTCCTtggctgtgtgtttggggtcattgtcttgttgaaatgtccagccacgtttcatcttcatcatcctgGTAGACGGAAGCATATTTTTCTCAAGAATGTCTCTGTACATTTTTCCATTCATCCTTCCTTCAATTATTTGAAGTTTGCCAGTACCATATGCTGAAAAACAGCCCCATGCCATGATGTTCCCACCTCCAAACTTCActgttggtatggtgttcttgggGTGATGTGCAGTGCCATTTAACCTCCAAACATGATGTGTATTATGGCATCCAAACAGTTCtattttggtttcatctgaccagacTATATTCTCTCAGTACTTCACAGGCTTGTCTAAATGTTGTGCAGCAAACTTTAAACGAGCTTCAACATGCCTTTTCTTCAGCAATGGAGTCTTGCGTGGTGAGGGTGCATATAGGCCATGGCGGTTGAGTGCATTACTTATTGTTTTCTTTGAAACACTCGTACCTGCTAATTCCAGGTCTTTCTGAAGCTCTCCACAAGTGGTCCTTGGCTCTCGAACAACTCTTCTGATAATTCTTTTCACTCCTCTGTCAGAAATCTTGCGAGGAGCACCTGGTCGTGGTCGGTTTATGGTGAAATGATGTTCTTTCCACTTCCGTAACCGATGCCATCATTATGCTTTGCAACAATAAGGTTGCGAAGGTCTTGAGAGAGCTCTTTACTTTTACCCATCATCAGATGTTTCTTGTGTGATAGCTGGCCATCATTTGGGACTGAACCAGCTGATATTAATTTGCACTGACAAGGGGCAGGCTTGCTTTCTAATTACTGAGAGAGTTCAGCTGGTGTCTTGGCTTTCCATGCCTCTTTACACCTCCCTTACTTCATGTGTTCAATACTTTTTCCCTGTGTCATTTCACATTATTACAAATAACGTCATTTCTGGACATTTATGGTTTGATTTCTTTGTATGTATGGATCACTTGGGTTGTTACCGACATCTGGTgaaaatttcatttcattagcACCTCTAGTTATATATTTACTGAGAAAAATGGTGACGtgttcaatacttattttaCCCGCTGTATGTGGCCTAGTACATGCTTTTTTAAGAGGATAAGAGCatgtttaaatgaaaatgaaatactCACTAGCCTCCATATATAGGGAGCTGTGACTGCTGTCACTGCTCTGAGTGAAAGGACCATAGCTCTTCACACAAGATTCATCCACAGCAGCACATtctgacaaaacacacacagttacagcaTAATTAAGCTACTTCTACACAGACCATTTAATTAATCCATATTATCTGATCCCTGGTTACAGCCATATTGCATAGGAGATATGAATGAAAAGATCTGATTACAGAGGgaaaaaatgcaaaataaaatgtattttaatatacaTGCACAACAAAAATTCCTGTTGACTTGTGCTTACTACTGAGGACATAAGCTATGTAACATCCTTCATAAATGCTAAAAATCTAACTCTGCCACCAGACTGCCCAGGTCTGACAATCCATCTTCAATGGCACTTATTAGTGAGAGTGTACTGTTGGCATAGCTCTCTTTGAACATGCACCATTTACTTAATGCGTTCTTTAGGCTGAACTAGTAAACTAGCATTGGAagtttacccccccccccccccccccaaatattcTCATTAGGGTTCAAACACATAGTTAGTTAGGActttttttcttattattattattattattattattattctttccCCCCATTTTTCGATATAAAATGCATCATTCAGCCTACACCATATTGCCTATTAACACCAAACTTAGCAAAAAGGTGCAGTATGGTCCAAGGATCACATTCAAGTATAGGGAACAGCATTGGCATAATGGTGCagccacaatcttggtgtcaagaCGCGTCTTGTGAATAGTTTATCAATACATATGAACAAAATTAATATTTTGGCATATAATCTGTCTGTCAATTTATTTCAGCAGCTataaccagaggtgggtaggaacgagttacatttactccgtgtgaccaatcaaatgaagccggtcagtcacgtgatcacatacgcaaactttctccaccgtagcaagaaagtatggtgacagaaaaacctaccgagcatccctggcctcacagccaatgtttatattacaaacgtataaaaaggacatttatataacgcgctgtcagttgtgtctgccaaaactgtggacatttcagcctacaagaactcaacgtcaaatttgaggaaacacgatgcgataagtttgccgtatgtataattttgtgtaatgctatatctctgaggtataacgtttgtatgatgtgattattaaatgtaacgcagtgcaatactcaaaaccagttcacactctgagtgtacacactagcaatatatgatgattaagtttgctacaaattgattcagttggcgtcaatttgtagctacacgtattggctgacagtctcatcagttagtgcctttgtggaacaaaTTAAACTTACACAgccctaataattaggaacaaacaaaaatacatattttaattttataaattttatattttattgtataaaaatacaaatttttatatattatatttatttataatacattctttttgttatcattaagtcattgtttccagtaattcaatttcccatgatgtaatttattgacacgagacagtactcatgcatttactcactacttgagtagcttttaatcaaagtacttttttacttttactcaagtaaatttttggatgcatacttttacttttacttgagtaacatttggttcaagtaacagtacttttacttgagtaaaattgttgaatactctacccacctctggctataactcaacaatgctttgacccATCTTCATGAAACTTGACAGGTTGATAGGGCACATGATtttgaggtcacaggtcaaagctggctaAGATTGTCCAATGGGAGCGCCATAACATCAAATGGCTTCTCATCAACCAttggtcacatcaagccaaaccTTTACCGGCATCATTACAGGGTCAAGTTCTATCAGAACACttagtgatgatgtcatcactcaaaaaacacgGCTACCATGAGCCAATTTATTGGCCATTTCATAGGCTTATCATTTGACCAATTGTCATGAAACCTGAAGGATATGCATAAATCCGgactctgggtcagtgtgtAAAGTTTCAAATAATTCGGCCACTaagtggcgctatttgtgaaaatcatgcataactcctccataTTTTCACTTATGAATATAAAACTGGATTCTCTTGATTCCTTGCTGATAGACAACTTTGCTATTGCAAGTCCTATTCAAAATGCACATTTATTTGCAATCCTAAAAACAGCCCTATTCTAACTACTCCTAGATTTGATATTGATATAAAATTGATATGGGTATAATGTATAGACTCTGTAGGTTAATAAATATCAAAAACATTCAGAATGTTACTCGCAGTGGTGTTCACTAAGCAATAAGTCATTGCGGCCTTGCCATGCATGACATATATTGCTTAAACGTATAAACCATTCAAGTGATCGACTCCTAATTTGTGTTCTTGTGAGGTATACCAAGTTTGGTCCAAATGGACCTGTTGGGGGCACTACAGTTCACAAAATCCtcaatcattaaaaaaaataattttatatatatatatatatatatatatatatatatatatatatatatatatatatatatatatatatatcgcaCTGCAATCCTGTTATACataatacagacaagtaatgggtcgtgtatgattcagatcattgAGCTAAATGACTAAAAAAACGTTGTATTTACATCTATAACAAAAaatacactgcctgaccagtaataaacattttaattaactaaaatgtcttatttcattactgtAATATCAATATGGTAGTACTTGAGCTCTatctactggccaaatactATAACTGACTGAAAAGTATTGTttacatgaacacacaaaccacccaagctaatctcagcatctgatttagttgtatgatctaaatcattttgccaatacaatttcttttgaGGTTTTTGGGGCTTTAGTGCAATATGccaatttgttttgtttctagagtaggttttgtttgttgtgttggCCTGTGTCACTTCTGAAatttatatgcagtgttgcACTTTTTATAGTCTTTGTGTTGTCTCTATTGTGATATTTTGTAAATACACAATTACTTTTGGTTGTTTATTCATTGCACATTTGTCTGCTGCAATTCCTATCACACAACATAACAATTCACAAAATGAATGCACATCCTGAAGAGAATTTAAGCACCAGATGATCTTGAAATTATATGAATGATGAATCATAAATATGTACTCTCATGAAAACAGGAAAAATATAGCATGCCACAGAAGGTAGAAGAGAGAAATGTCAGGAATAAAGCAGCTTAAAGGAACAGCATCAGCAAAACATGCATGAAGATCATTAAAATAGGAACTGGGGTGCAGGGGAAACTAGGGGTGATGGAGTGCACGCAGAGCACTGCCAACCTGCTACAGGATCCTCTATTATAATGGTGATTTTCCTGTGGGCCCCTCCTTCATGTTGGCAAAaacagagaagagacagaaatgttACCCTGAACCCCACATAGCAGGTGGACCACCAGAAGTTAGTGGTAAGCAGTTAGTGGTAAGATCAGAAGAACAGTGCCTTCAGTACTTTGTAACCTCTATTTTAAACAATGTAATTGTCAGTTCAAAGAAGAGCAGATCCAGAAGCCAGAAGGACAGAAAAGggaaaaagaaagaatgaaagattTTACTTTAAATGGGCTAAACAATCCTCTGTTCTCAAAACACCTGACGTCTATGATCATGCTCACCTTCTTTCTGTTTCTGCATGATCCCCGTATCGGACAGTGACCTGTTGTGACCCTTGAAACTCCGCCTCTTGCCACTGTGGGTGTCAGAGAATGAGTTGCGTCGAGGAGGTACTGGGGTAACAGTAGTGTGGCCATGAATCTGAGCATGCTCGCTGCAGGTTACTGAGTTGCTGGAATCTCTCCGGACACGCCCCCCAAGGTTGCCAATGGCCAAGTACTCCGGTCCATCATCTCCATTGCCATCCATGCTGTCTCCAGTCTCATGCTGAGCAGGATACATGGGCTCAGTCAGAGAGATGTAGGGAATTCCCAAGTCCATGGCCCTTTTGTCTCCATGGCCACACTCCCAAGGAACTCCTTCAATACTGCATGCCATGGCCTCTGCAGTAAAATCACAGTGTCAGTATTACTGATATAGGGAATGGATGTTTACTTGATTATAATGGGTTTATCCAAGTAAAGCTGATGTGTTGACAGTAGTGAATATTTAACTATAGCATTACAATGATCACTCCTCCATGACAGGGGATACATTCTGTGATAAAtattcagaccctccagaaagtcgcgatgttgcgatttgcaacttcaacgcaacttcaagcaaaccccgcgaattcagggcggtgttgcaacttcagccaatcaccgcaactttcccgcaaatttgaccaatcactgatgtcgtcttgatgtgactcccaccttacttccgtatatacgttcaagaggagcagactgaaagcagcatgagcgacgaaaataatggcaaaaagatcgggaaaagcagtatcccggtacactacatgaaagcggggataaactgtccagatccgacccgcgaattgattatctatggccccctggatgatatttaattactattagaactggcccgcaggccacagccgcccgatggtgttttgcacgcacaaacactacattccccacaatgcaacggtagcccacgaagtcactgcagcgcacacaagtagcgagggtctgagataaagtttataagtttaaactttaaactgagataaagtttaaagtcagagataaagtttatttatctctgatccatatctatgagttactagttcgctctggcgccaaccactggcgatcgatctcgatataatacttaatttgtgtccattttacaggccgcccggtaacaacttaagTTCGTCCAGCTAAGCTGAGTCTTACTGTAAAGTTCACCATCCTTTCTGAATAATTACACAGAGCAGCATCACCACCTGTTCTGTATTTCTGTTTTGTGCAATGCAAAGGTTCCGAGTCCAAATCCACATACTGCATATTCACACATTCAAGGATTGATCTTTACCTAACAAGCTGTGCAAGGAAAGTAAGAACATGAGAGACCAAACTGAAGTACATACTAAAATGTGTAAATTTACCATagttgtcaattgtgattttcaccccaatcaaaTCTGttctccgcatttacccatctgtgcagttagaacacacacacacacaccagtgattactagggggctgtggtgcacacgtgcccagagcagtgggcagctctagcccggcacccggggagcggtgcccccccccccccccccccccccccagtcatggcctcagtcctgggaatcaaacacacaaccctctggtcacaagactggttccctaaccaccagaccatgacagCCTCAAGCTTGGGGCTAATGTACCGGAGACATGACAGCCTCATGCATGACAATCCCAACAATACCATCCTCAGGCATGGCAATTGGAAACAAATCTGTTAAAAAATTACACATCCATCTACCATTCAGTGATAAAACCATCTTCAAGCAACCTACTGACTTTCTTACTGGCTTGCTTTCTATCTTTTAGTTGAGTAAATCTGCAAAGCAAGATTTACTCTGTAGCAATAGAAATGGTTCTCAAAGTATACCACAGACACCAGTAGAGTACCATGTTTTTTCTAAGTACATTGTGTACCACTTGTTTAAATTAGGCTGCTCTTCTGTAACTTATACATGCTTCCTCTTAGTGTATCatcatactcactcacacacacacacacacacacacacacacacacacacacacacacccttgctCCATGTTTTACCTAGATATAACTGAATCTATACTTTATAGAGTGCATTGTGTAACGTAGTGAATTGAGCAGAATAAAATGTGTCTGTGCAATGTGAAATGTGCAGTATGTATGGCATAGTGGGCTCTGCCAACACTGCAGACCTGAGCTGCTCTCCGAGTGTTGATAGGTAGAATTGTCTGTGACAGAGTTCTGGGAGGAAGTGACTCTACACACAGAGGCTCCAGGCAGCAGATAGAGGCTCTGGCTTTTGACAAGACCCAGGGGAACCGGCTCCTTCAGATGAGAGAGCTACAAGACAGTGATGTGTTACAGACACCGACCcaaaaataaaagtattttcAAAGATACAGTGAGCTTTAAGACAAATGATATTCAACTCACCCTGACAGTGTCTATGTGAGCCAGCAGTCGTGGGTTATTTTGCTCCACAGCTTCCAGGCACTGAAACATGGCTGATACATGGGGCTCACTCAGAAGAAAGGCCTCATCTGAAGGAGGAAGCATAGCAATCAGCTGAAGTTACAAAAAGTCTAATAGCTCAATTTCCAAGACAGAGTGAATGCTCAGGAAAGGGTAGGGGCCTTAGGTACCATTGTAGAATTTATGTATGTTGGCTTGATTTCTCAGTAGTGGTTTCAGTTGTGTGGACAGCAGGTGGCCTTGAAGACTGTGAAGAAGCCAACGCTCTGCCTTATAACCCTCTCCATGACCTTGCACCCCACAGCTCAAAACTGGCTCCAGCTGACTAAACTAGAGGTAGACAAAAGAGACACCATCAGTGTTTGAAGTAGTATTATATGGGTGATATCTGCAGTTAATCTCTCTGCAAGTACCTGTTCAACATGTGGGGCAAGCTTGGGGCTAATGTACCGGAGACACCAAACAAATCGCCAATAGTCCTTTTGTTTGTAGTATACCTGTAAACAAGACAATCACTTTCCATAGTAGAAAAACACAGACAGCCTAGCACAATCGAAAAAACTGCATTACATTTAGCCAATTAAAAGTGTTACTATGCATTAAAAAAAGATTTGTACACCTTGTAATTTGATCAGTTTTAATACAGCATGAAAGTTGTATTAATCTCTACTTCCTCATAATTCCTACTGTCATATTTGCTCTCTCATGCTTCACTACCTGTTCATGCTTGAGGCCATGGCAGAGTATGTTGTTCATGTCTTTATGCAGTCGCTGCAGTCCTCCATATCGAGACCACACATTGGGGTTGTTGGTGGAAAGCAACCCTTCAACAGTGATTTTCAGATTGGACAGAAGCTTCCACAGTTCACGCCTACTGACAACAATGACAATCACTACAGCAGGGCAGCTCTGAAAATATATCACATTGTAATATCATATCACAGTATCACTATATTTAGCACCAAATAAATTCTGGATCTGATAGAACTATATCAGTAAACTAGAGTAAAAAAACAAATTACATTGCAAAAACTGAAAACTAGTGCATTTATCACCTCAAAAACAAGCTGAATGCCCCTATTGGAACTAGAACTATTCAGATCAGATATCTAATCTAACATGAGTTTGGAAAAGTAAAAATATTGCTATAAAAGGGATGTACAATACAACCTGGTTTGTTAATACAACCTTGAACCGGGccaccacaacacaacacatcaGGACAAAGTGCAATAATGATATGCAATAACTTTATTTACTTATACTCTCATAAATATTTTGTTtatattgtgtgtatatgtatgtatatattactATACATTACACAATAAAGTATAAATATAATCTAACCTAATCTAAACCAATTGCCTAGTGTACATCTTTATGGTGGGATGAAAAGATcccattaaaagaaaaaaaaaagtttctatGTGAAAATTGCAATTGGTGCATCTCGTGTGTgtaatatacactatattgctaaaaggattcgctcacccatccaaattctcagaatcaggtgttccaatcacttccattgCCACAGGTATAtcaaattaagcacctaggcatgcagactgatttacaaacatttgtgaaagaatgggtcgctttcaggagctcagtgaattccagcatggaactgtgatgGGATGCCACCAGtgcagacatccaaacttcatgtggccttcagattagctcaagaacagtgtgcagagaccttcatggaatgggtttccatggtcgaatAGCTGCATACAAGCCATAcatcaagtgcaatgcaaagcgctggatgcagtggtgtaaagtacgcagccactggactctagagcagtggaggcgcattctctggagtgatgaatcgcgcttctccatctgtcAATCTGATTGAagagtttgggtttggcagttgccagAAGAATAGCATTTGCTTGACTGCATTGTataaagtgtaaagtttggtggggggaaggggggatgatggtgtggggttgatttTCAGGAACTGGGACTGGCCCCTTAGTTGAAAAGAACTCCGattgcttcagcataccaagatattttggacaattccatgctcccaactttgtgggaacagtttgaagctggtcccttcctcttccaacatgtgcaccagtgcacaaagcaaggtccataaagtcATGGATGGCAGAgactggtgtggatgaacttgactggcctggacggagtcctgacctcaaactgatagaacacctttgggatgaattagagcggagaccgAGAGCCAgtccttctcatccaacatcagtacgtgacctcacaaatgagcttctggaagaatggtcaaaaatccccataaacaaactcctaaaccttgtggacagccttcccataagagttgaagctgttctagctgcaaagggtggagcAACGttatattgaaccctatggttTAGGAAttggatgtcacttaagctcgtatgtgagtcaaggaaggtgagcgaatacgtTTGGCAATACAGTGTAGTTACGAAGCAAGCCAAGTTAGTGAATAAGCAACAAATGTACCCTTTATGAACGAACCATTAAGTCTGCTGCTATCGCTCAATGAAACAAACTACAAGATCAAGTACGTAAACCACCAGTCTGCAAAACCAACAAATTAAACCAAATGAGTGTAAGTCTGACTGAATCAAAATACATAGTTGTTCATTTCGGGAAAAAATGACTTCTGTTTTCTGTCTTCTGGCTGTTTAGTGCGGTTGTTGTTTAGTTTAGCTAACCTACCTCGCTGGCTAATCAACTACGGTACTACTGCTAGATAAGTAAGAGGTTAGATCCTTAGCCATTTCGCTATGTAACAAAATATTCTTGCAAAACTACTAGCGTTTTGAGAACCGAGGCTGGCTTAGCAATTAATGACAGCCAAACTCATTTGCTTTGCGGCTACCGGCGGCCAAAGCACACAGTAACCTCGCTAGCTACTGACTGTCTAAGAAACTTAACTTGGTTGCTAAAGCTACACGGCTTGGC from Brachyhypopomus gauderio isolate BG-103 chromosome 12, BGAUD_0.2, whole genome shotgun sequence includes the following:
- the rubcn gene encoding run domain Beclin-1-interacting and cysteine-rich domain-containing protein isoform X4: MEISTLMDVVERRRELWKLLSNLKITVEGLLSTNNPNVWSRYGGLQRLHKDMNNILCHGLKHEQVYYKQKDYWRFVWCLRYISPKLAPHVEQFSQLEPVLSCGVQGHGEGYKAERWLLHSLQGHLLSTQLKPLLRNQANIHKFYNDEAFLLSEPHVSAMFQCLEAVEQNNPRLLAHIDTVRLSHLKEPVPLGLVKSQSLYLLPGASVCRVTSSQNSVTDNSTYQHSESSSEAMACSIEGVPWECGHGDKRAMDLGIPYISLTEPMYPAQHETGDSMDGNGDDGPEYLAIGNLGGRVRRDSSNSVTCSEHAQIHGHTTVTPVPPRRNSFSDTHSGKRRSFKGHNRSLSDTGIMQKQKEGGAHRKITIIIEDPVAECAAVDESCVKSYGPFTQSSDSSHSSLYMEANGFQCSSVPDGMFRKPLEGQSLISYLSEQDFGSCADLEKENAHFSISESLIAAIELMKCNMCRRAEEAEEDEDSDSEIQQLKQKIRLRRQQIRHSRLQLPGPCQQGIPSTDSGGSQRSSQDSIYHSDFGSADDVEDFEQRDADVKASTTSCSRSFLSSDSVSPSFLQSNSAESVAMGLLRQFKGMQLPAASELEWLVPEHDAPQKLLPIPDSLPISPDDGEHADIYKLRIRVRGNLEWAPPRPQIIFNIHPAPKKKVVVAKQNYRCAGCGTRIDPDYIKRLRYCEYLGRYFCQCCHENAVAVVPSRILRKWDFSKYTVSNFARDLLGKIAGDPLFNPSDINSGLYKKVKALEVVRVLRVQLFHMKNLFKTCRLAKE
- the rubcn gene encoding run domain Beclin-1-interacting and cysteine-rich domain-containing protein isoform X3 — its product is MNNILCHGLKHEQVYYKQKDYWRFVWCLRYISPKLAPHVEQFSQLEPVLSCGVQGHGEGYKAERWLLHSLQGHLLSTQLKPLLRNQANIHKFYNDEAFLLSEPHVSAMFQCLEAVEQNNPRLLAHIDTVRLSHLKEPVPLGLVKSQSLYLLPGASVCRVTSSQNSVTDNSTYQHSESSSEAMACSIEGVPWECGHGDKRAMDLGIPYISLTEPMYPAQHETGDSMDGNGDDGPEYLAIGNLGGRVRRDSSNSVTCSEHAQIHGHTTVTPVPPRRNSFSDTHSGKRRSFKGHNRSLSDTGIMQKQKEGGAHRKITIIIEDPVAECAAVDESCVKSYGPFTQSSDSSHSSLYMEANGFQCSSVPDGMFRKPLEGQSLISYLSEQDFGSCADLEKENAHFSISESLIAAIELMKCNMCRRAEEAEEDEDSDSEIQQLKQKIRLRRQQIRHSRLQLPGPCQQGIPSTDSGGSQRSSQDSIYHSDFGSADDVEDFEQRDADVKASTTSCSRSFLSSDSVSPSFLQSNSAESVAMGLLRQFKGMQLPAASELEWLVPEHDAPQKLLPIPDSLPISPDDGEHADIYKLRIRVRGNLEWAPPRPQIIFNIHPAPKKKVVVAKQNYRCAGCGTRIDPDYIKRLRYCEYLGRYFCQCCHENAVAVVPSRILRKWDFSKYTVSNFARDLLGKIAGDPLFNPSDINSGLYKKVKALEVVRVLRVQLFHMKNLFKTCRLAKEVLEQFDTIPGHLTEDLHLFSLNDLIAVRSGDMTPKLRELLRVGSTHVAHCVLCQAKGFVCEFCGNDKDIIFAYELTKCQRCEECSACYHRACFRNGKECPRCRRLAERRERMARRNMEEQQEDEGEL